From Raphanus sativus cultivar WK10039 unplaced genomic scaffold, ASM80110v3 Scaffold0150, whole genome shotgun sequence, the proteins below share one genomic window:
- the LOC130501290 gene encoding shaggy-related protein kinase kappa-like, with protein MMASSGLGNGVGSSRSAKGVKTSSGSVDWLTRDLVEMRIRDKVVTDDERDGELDIIDGAGTEPGHVIRTTVRGRDGHSRQTVSYISEHVVGTGSFGTVFQAKCRETGEIVAIKKVLQDKRYKNRELQIMQMLDHPNVVALKHSFFSRTDNEEVYLNLVLEFVPETVNRAARSYSRMNQLMPLIYVKLYTYQICRALAYIHNCCGLCHRDIKPQNLLVNPHTHQLKICDFGSAKLLVKGEPNISYICSRYYRAPELIFGASEYTTAIDIWSTGCVMAELFLGQPLFPGESGVDQLVEIIKVLGTPTREEIKCMNPNYTEFKFPQIKPHPWHKVFQKRLPPEAVDLLCRFFQYSPNLRCTALEACIHPLFDELRDPNTRLPNGRPLPPLFNFKPQELSGIPSEIVNRLVPEHTRKQNLFMALDA; from the exons ATGATGGCTTCTTCTGGATTGGGAAACGGAGTAGGCAGTTCGAGATCTGCCAAAGGTGTAAAGACCTCTTCTGGTTCAGTCGATTGGTTGACCAGAGATTTGGTTGAGATGAGGATAAGGGACAAAGTAGTGACTGATGATGAGAGG GATGGTGAACTAGATATTATTGATGGGGCTGGTACTGAACCTGGCCATGTGATTAGAACCACAGTCCGTGGACGTGATGGTCATTCAAGACAG ACAGTGAGTTACATATCAGAACATGTAGTCGGTACTGGCTCGTTTGGCACGGTTTTCCAA GCCAAGTGTAGGGAAACCGGGGAGATTGTTGCCATCAAGAAGGTTCTACAAGACAAGCGTTACAAGAACAGGGAGCTTCAAATTATGCAGATGCTAGACCACCCCAACGTCGTTGCTTTAAAGCATAGCTTCTTCTCGAGGACAGATAACGAAGAGGTTTATTTGAATCTTGTCCTTGAGTTTGTGCCTGAGACCGTTAATCGTGCTGCAAGAAGTTACAGTAGAATGAATCAGCTGATGCCATTGATATACGTTAAACTCTACACTTATCAG ATTTGCAGGGCGCTTGCTTACATCCATAATTGCTGTGGTCTTTGTCACCGTGATATTAAACCTCAAAACCTGCTA GTGAACCCACATACGCATCAGCTAAAAATCTGTGATTTCGGGAGTGCAAAATTGTTG GTGAAAGGAGAACCCAATATATCTTACATCTGCTCCAGATACTATCGTGCTCCAGAACTCATTTTTGGCGCCAGCGAATACACAACTGCAATTGATATATGGTCCACTGGTTGTGTGATGGCTGAATTGtttcttggacag CCTCTGTTTCCTGGTGAAAGCGGAGTCGATCAGCTTGTTGAAATCATTAAG GTTTTAGGTACACCAACAAGGGAGGAAATCAAGTGCATGAATCCAAACTATACAGAATTTAAATTCCCCCAGATAAAACCTCACCCTTGGCACAAG GTCTTCCAAAAACGTTTACCACCAGAAGCGGTTGATCTTCTATGTAGGTTCTTCCAGTATTCCCCTAATTTGAGATGCACAGCT ttgGAAGCATGTATTCATCCGTTGTTTGATGAGCTAAGGGACCCAAACACTCGTCTTCCCAATGGCCGGCCACTTCCTCCGCTTTTCAACTTCAAACCTCAAG AGCTATCTGGCATCCCTTCTGAAATAGTGAACCGGCTTGTCCCAGAGCATACCCGTAAGCAGAACTTGTTCATGGCATTGGACGCCTAA
- the LOC108805650 gene encoding phosphoribosylamine--glycine ligase, chloroplastic, giving the protein MSLCTSNLHPSSSSSINLFFNNNTSPKPFLNSLRFATSTSSSSSVAPLKLSSTNHTLTSRFLSNRIQSRQLWLRCATSESEPSISVVPGGNGGAEERVIVLVIGGGGREHALCHALKRSPSCGSVLCAPGNPGITSSGDAACVPDLDTSDSSAVISFCQKQNVGLVVVGPEVPLVAGLANDLVNAGILTFGPSSQAAALEGSKNFMKNLCHKYSIPTAKYKTFSDASAAKEYIQEQGVPIVIKADGLAAGKGVTVAMELEEAFEAVDSMLVQGVFGSAGCQVIVEEFLEGEEASFFALVDGENAIPLESAQDHKRVGDGDTGPNTGGMGAYSPAPVLTEELQDVVMETIIHPTVKGMAEEGCKFVGVLFAGLMIEKKSGLPKLIEFNVRFGDPECQVLMMRLESDLAKVLLAACRGELKGVSLDWSKDSAMVVVMASRGYPGAYEKGTVIRNLEEAERVAPGVKVFHAGTGLDEEGNVVASGGRVLGVTAKGGDLEEARERAYMAVGKINWAGGFFRSDIGWRALLQKQQVGSKE; this is encoded by the exons ATGTCGTTGTGTACATCTAATCTCCatccttcatcttcttcttccatcaatctcttcttcaacAATAACACCTCCCCAAAACCCTTTCTCAACTCTCTCCGATTCGCCACCtctacttcttcttcctcctctgtcGCTCCCCTCAAACTCTCTTCCACCAATCACACCCTTACCTCTCGTTTCCTTTCAAACCGAATCCAAAGCCGCCAACTTTGGCTTCGTTGCGCCACGTCAGAGTCCGAACCGTCTATCTCAGTTGTTCCCGGCGGTAACGGCGGCGCTG AAGAGAGAGTAATAGTTCTCGTAATCGGCGGCGGAGGGAGAGAACACGCCCTCTGTCACGCCTTGAAACGCTCTCCTTCCTGCGGCTCCGTGCTATGCGCTCCCGGAAACCCCGGCATCACGAGCTCCGGAGATGCTGCTTGCGTACCTGACCTCGACACTTCAGACAGCTCAGCTGTCATCTCTTTCTGCCAGAAACAGAACGTCGGTTTAGTGGTTGTCGGTCCTGAAGTGCCACTTGTCGCCGGTCTAGCCAACGACCTGGTCAACGCCGGTATACTCACCTTTGGACCTTCTTCTCAAGCTGCTGCTTTGGAAGGTTCCAAGAACTTTATGAAGAATCTTTGCCACAAGTACAGTATCCCTACTGCAAAG TATAAAACATTCTCTGATGCATCTGCTGCTAAAGAGTACATTCAAGAGCAAGGGGTACCGATCGTGATCAAAGCAGACGGATTAGCAGCAGGAAAAGGAGTCACTGTCGCCATGGAGCTAGAGGAGGCTTTCGAAGCTGTTGACTCGATGCTGGTGCAAGGCGTGTTCGGTTCCGCAGGATGTCAGGTGATAGTGGAGGAGTTTCTGGAGGGAGAAGAAGCTTCCTTCTTTGCGCTCGTGGATGGAGAGAACGCCATTCCTCTAGAATCTGCTCAGGACCACAAGCGTGTTGGAGATGGAGACACCGGTCCGAACACTGGAGGGATGGGAGCTTATTCTCCTGCACCGGTTTTGACCGAGGAGCTGCAGGATGTGGTGATGGAGACTATAATCCATCCTACTGTTAAGGGAATGGCTGAAGAAGGGTGTAAGTTCGTTGGTGTTCTGTTTGCTGGTCTCATGATTGAGAAGAAATCCGGTTTACCTAAGCTGATTGAGTTCAATGTCCGGTTTGGAGATCCAGAATGTCAG GTACTGATGATGCGTCTAGAGTCTGACTTAGCCAAAGTTTTGCTAGCGGCTTGTAGAGGCGAGCTAAAGGGTGTGTCGCTGGACTGGTCTAAAGATTCAGCAATGGTGGTTGTAATGGCGAGCAGAGGCTATCCTGGTGCTTACGAGAAAGGAACCGTCATCAGAAACCTTGAAGAAGCTGAGAGGGTTGCTCCAGGGGTGAAGGTTTTCCATGCGGGGACGGGTCTTGATGAAGAAGGGAACGTTGTGGCGAGTGGGGGACGTGTTCTTGGTGTCACGGCTAAGGGTGGAGACTTGGAAGAGGCGCGAGAAAGAGCGTATATGGCGGTCGGAAAGATCAACTGGGCGGGAGGTTTCTTTAGGAGTGATATTGGTTGGAGAGCGCTTCTACAGAAACAACAAGTAGGTTCAAAAGAGTGA